In Acidobacteriota bacterium, one genomic interval encodes:
- a CDS encoding O-succinylbenzoate synthase — MSGNGAAMVIDAAAFAGVTLPPAGPLPARRAFVLRLEAHGAVGVGIAVPAPGREAAARSQLADLCRSLPGRRLTVADPRPPELGPDLPIEPDRARVRAALDTALLDLAGRIAGLPVHRVLGGRPPKGGLAYNALLPAGSTRELLAAAERALARGVATLKLKIARRPESLDGELEALARLRSAIGPSASLRVDANGRLDPPAAAGAAARLAEIGVEYFEQPVAPRLLWDLPAFPVPVAADESLEESEGAARLRNPGPVRVAVLKPAHLGGPRACLALARVARAAGIGVVVTHAFDGPIGFAAAAETALALPGPTPACGLDPEALGERFDPPQIRGPRVVPHDRPGLGLGEEIRCRMG; from the coding sequence ATGAGCGGCAACGGGGCGGCGATGGTCATCGACGCGGCGGCGTTCGCCGGGGTCACCCTCCCCCCCGCCGGACCCTTGCCGGCGAGGCGGGCCTTCGTGCTCAGGCTCGAAGCGCACGGTGCGGTCGGGGTCGGCATCGCCGTGCCCGCGCCCGGCCGGGAGGCGGCGGCGCGCTCGCAGCTCGCCGATCTCTGCCGCTCCTTGCCCGGGCGGCGCCTGACCGTCGCCGACCCCCGTCCGCCGGAGCTCGGTCCCGACCTTCCGATCGAACCGGATCGGGCGCGCGTCCGGGCGGCCCTCGACACCGCTCTTCTCGACCTCGCCGGGCGCATCGCCGGCCTCCCCGTCCACCGCGTCCTCGGCGGGCGTCCCCCGAAGGGTGGCCTTGCGTACAACGCGCTCCTCCCCGCCGGAAGCACGCGCGAACTGCTCGCCGCCGCGGAGCGCGCGTTGGCGCGGGGAGTCGCGACCCTGAAGCTCAAGATCGCCCGGCGTCCGGAAAGTCTCGACGGCGAACTCGAGGCGCTCGCCCGGCTCCGGTCGGCGATCGGCCCTTCCGCGAGCCTCCGCGTCGACGCGAACGGAAGGCTCGATCCCCCGGCCGCGGCCGGCGCCGCTGCCCGCCTGGCGGAGATCGGCGTGGAGTACTTCGAACAGCCCGTGGCCCCGCGGCTCCTGTGGGACCTGCCCGCGTTCCCCGTTCCGGTGGCCGCCGACGAGTCGCTGGAGGAATCGGAGGGCGCGGCCCGGCTGCGGAACCCCGGCCCGGTCCGTGTCGCCGTGCTCAAGCCCGCGCACCTCGGGGGGCCCCGCGCCTGCCTCGCCCTCGCGCGTGTCGCCCGGGCGGCCGGCATCGGCGTGGTGGTCACGCACGCCTTCGACGGCCCGATCGGCTTCGCCGCGGCGGCCGAGACGGCGCTCGCGCTCCCCGGTCCGACCCCGGCGTGCGGGCTCGACCCGGAGGCGCTCGGCGAGCGGTTCGACCCGCCCCAGATCCGCGGCCCCCGCGTCGTCCCTCACGATCGCCCCGGCCTCGGGCTCGGGGAGGAGATCCGGTGCCGGATGGGCTGA
- a CDS encoding 2-succinylbenzoate--CoA ligase — protein MRARPGGARRAVRPAPDPRPPRRPSRSPRPRARGGDPVPDGLSVRAAAREAGARLALIAPGLRATWRELAERAAEEAAALRRRGADPELPFPVTVRADAESVVLLLALIEEGITAVPLDARWTESERSAALARLAPPPPLEGDPHDPERPLAIVFTSGTSARPKAVVLSRRAFAAAAAASASVLGWREDDRWLLCLSPARIGGLAVLTRCLAARRPVVVSPRFEPEGFARIVSEERITLVSLVPAMLAELLRRLPAWRPPRHLRAVLLGGASAGEDLLDEARRRGVPVAPCYGASETCAHVTLALPGAAAGCGPPLPGVEVAVRDGRLCVRGPVLFSGYADAGRIAGGPDAAGWWETGDVGRIDSAGCVHVTGRADETIVSGGENVSPAAVERVLRGHPAIRDALVAGVPDERWGQVVGALIVTEGPPPARPALDAWLRARLSGAARPRRWRVVDALPLTREGKPDRRQAARLLADPAPPESGQ, from the coding sequence GTGCGGGCTCGACCCGGAGGCGCTCGGCGAGCGGTTCGACCCGCCCCAGATCCGCGGCCCCCGCGTCGTCCCTCACGATCGCCCCGGCCTCGGGCTCGGGGAGGAGATCCGGTGCCGGATGGGCTGAGCGTGCGGGCGGCGGCGCGGGAGGCCGGCGCCCGCCTCGCCCTGATCGCGCCGGGCCTCCGCGCGACGTGGCGGGAGCTCGCGGAGCGGGCGGCCGAGGAGGCGGCGGCCCTCCGCCGGCGCGGGGCCGACCCGGAGCTCCCCTTCCCGGTCACCGTGCGCGCCGATGCGGAATCGGTGGTTCTCCTGCTCGCCTTGATCGAGGAGGGGATCACCGCGGTCCCTCTCGACGCGCGCTGGACGGAATCGGAGAGGAGCGCCGCCCTCGCCCGGCTGGCACCGCCCCCGCCGCTGGAAGGAGACCCGCACGATCCGGAGCGGCCGCTCGCGATCGTGTTCACCTCGGGCACCAGCGCCCGCCCGAAAGCGGTCGTGCTCTCGCGGCGCGCTTTCGCCGCCGCCGCCGCGGCGAGCGCTTCCGTGCTGGGGTGGCGGGAGGACGACCGCTGGCTTTTGTGCCTGAGCCCGGCACGGATCGGGGGGCTCGCGGTCCTCACTCGCTGCCTCGCCGCCCGCCGGCCCGTCGTCGTCTCCCCGCGCTTCGAGCCCGAGGGCTTCGCCCGCATCGTCTCGGAGGAGCGAATCACGCTCGTCTCGCTCGTTCCCGCGATGCTCGCCGAACTGCTCCGGCGGCTGCCCGCGTGGCGCCCGCCGCGACACCTTCGGGCGGTCCTGCTGGGCGGCGCGAGCGCCGGGGAGGATCTCCTCGACGAGGCCCGGCGGCGCGGTGTTCCCGTGGCCCCCTGCTACGGAGCCTCCGAGACCTGCGCCCACGTCACCCTCGCGCTTCCCGGGGCGGCGGCGGGCTGCGGCCCGCCGCTCCCGGGCGTGGAGGTCGCGGTCCGCGACGGCCGCCTGTGCGTCCGCGGGCCGGTGCTCTTCAGCGGCTATGCCGACGCGGGGAGGATCGCCGGCGGACCGGACGCCGCCGGCTGGTGGGAGACGGGAGACGTCGGCCGGATCGACTCGGCGGGCTGCGTCCACGTGACGGGACGGGCCGACGAGACGATCGTCAGCGGCGGGGAGAACGTGAGCCCGGCGGCGGTGGAACGGGTGCTCAGGGGGCATCCGGCGATCCGGGACGCCCTCGTGGCCGGCGTCCCGGACGAGCGGTGGGGGCAGGTGGTCGGGGCGCTGATCGTCACCGAGGGGCCGCCGCCGGCCCGGCCGGCTCTCGACGCCTGGCTGCGAGCGCGCCTGAGCGGCGCGGCGCGCCCCCGCCGGTGGCGCGTGGTCGACGCGCTGCCGCTCACCCGCGAGGGG